The Cricetulus griseus strain 17A/GY chromosome 9, alternate assembly CriGri-PICRH-1.0, whole genome shotgun sequence genome has a segment encoding these proteins:
- the LOC113837218 gene encoding EP300-interacting inhibitor of differentiation 2B-like — translation MSEPPGESTVPDLSPRTGTGDVPQGGVGGVGGGSGLAEAREGPLAAAGSPTPGPAPIPAPGPGPLPRRLPGGVAAGLLAMPHVHAPLRLLELHEQRMFEHYLHTNPLIPSRLLRDIEERRRLFVEGCRAREAAFDANPPQMDSDARAFTLALTAASDARGPAAH, via the coding sequence ATGTCCGAGCCGCCCGGAGAGAGCACGGTCCCCGATCTGAGCCCCAGGACTGGCACCGGCGACGTCCCGCAGGGGGGCGTGGGCGGCGTGGGCGGAGGCAGTGGGCTCGCCGAGGCCCGGGAAGGCCCGCTGGCCGCCGCCGGGTCCCCGACCCCGGGCCCGGCTCCGATCCCCGCCCCGGGCCCGGGCCCGCTTCCCAGGCGACTCCCCGGCGGCGTGGCGGCCGGCCTGCTGGCCATGCCGCACGTGCACGCGCCGCTGCGCCTCCTGGAGCTGCACGAGCAGCGGATGTTCGAGCACTACCTGCACACCAACCCCCTGATCCCCAGCCGGCTGCTCCGCGACATCGAGGAGCGCCGCCGGCTCTTCGTGGAGGGCTGCAGGGCCAGGGAGGCGGCCTTCGACGCCAACCCCCCGCAGATGGACTCGGACGCCCGCGCCTTCACGCTGGCGCTCACCGCCGCCTCCGACGCCCGCGGCCCCGCCGCCCACTGA
- the LOC113837207 gene encoding LOW QUALITY PROTEIN: EP300-interacting inhibitor of differentiation 2-like (The sequence of the model RefSeq protein was modified relative to this genomic sequence to represent the inferred CDS: deleted 2 bases in 1 codon) → MSQPPAVSSGPQTGAPSGHRGRSRPEVGGGRRALPGPARPEEIRGGPMAAAREGPAAPGGAARGGRGTAAGKPAAEAARGGPDGGRGEGRGGGGARPEARMAEVARLLGEPLEDEAPDGRPRSRAGGLAALPYLRLRHPLSVLGINYQQFLRHYLENYPIAPGRIQELEERRRRFVEACRAREAAFDIEYLRNPQRVDFDILTFTIALTASEVINPLIEELGCDKFINRE, encoded by the exons ATGTCCCAGCCGCCCGCAGTCAGCAGCGGCCCGCAGACGGGCGCGCCGAGCGGCCACCGCGGGCGATCGCGGCCCGAGGTAGGCGGCGGGCGGCGTGCGCTCCCGGGCCCGGCTCGTCCCGAGGAGATCCGAGGGGGCCCGATGGCGGCGGCCCGGGAAGGCCCCGCAGCCCCGGGAGGGGCGGCG CGGGGAGGCCGGGGAACGGCGGCCGGGAAGCCAGCGGCGGAGGCGGCCCGGGGAGGCCCGGACGGCGGCCGTGGAGAAGGCCGCGGCGGCGGCGGCGCGCGTCCGGAAGCCCGGATGGCGGAGGTGGCCCGGCTGCTGGGCGAGCCTCTGGAGGACGAGGCGCCCGATGGCAGGCCCCGGTCCCGGGCTGGCGGCCTGGCGGCGCTGCCCTACCTGCGCCTCCGCCACCCGCTCAGCGTCTTGGGCATCAATTACCAGCAGTTCCTGCGCCACTACCTGGAGAACTACCCGATCGCCCCGGGCCGGATCCAGGAGCTGGAGGAGCGCCGGCGGCGCTTCGTGGAGGCCTGCCGAGCCCGGGAGGCCGCCTTCGACATCGAGTACCTGCGCAACCCCCAGCGGGTAGACTTTGACATTTTGACGTTCACCATAGCCCTGACTGCATCCGAGGTGATCAACCCTCTCATTGAAGAACTGGGTTGCGATAAGTTCATCAACCGAGAGTGA